The Rhea pennata isolate bPtePen1 chromosome 9, bPtePen1.pri, whole genome shotgun sequence genome has a segment encoding these proteins:
- the FAM124B gene encoding protein FAM124B isoform X2 translates to MDDRADPLLMTVHLLAKSGHSSLLQQTLDRLLERICPGIRLFLVSERVTPLKYYECYRKRSCGFPGISVLLFLHEDLGAERIFQVHDFFQHPPWRYQRAQIASGQSHPYAPASQDFYGLDDQMPVWGIRQVHCGSEVLRVTLYCSFDNYDDAVRLYEMILQKEATMQKSNFCVFVLYTTKNIAVQLCLKQLPIGVSVEPKESSVLQFKVREIGQLVPLLPNPCIPISSTRWQTQDYEGNKILLQVQCNSKHSEKNGGFSNQHNNAGNAELLRSSVPALFPVKRASPEQRSQAVRTVKGRARSGRSEALAPAPASSVLPSPFRSSRSSAAAPSQRDAAPFHVHSSSKVKPPLQESQPPSQQAETNVDTGFTVVSADCGCSPLNHFSGDLRTSLLQPRAPSYSLAAAGFSVSLPSEDRTHLSSSAAKRNKGAGQRASGFHLQISRASPGNRTEEEEEFFI, encoded by the exons GACTTTTCCTTGTGTCTGAGCGCGTTACTCCATTGAAATACTATGAGTGTTATCGTAAGAGAAGCTGTGGATTTCCTGGAATATCTGTCCTCCTTTTTCTACACGAGGACTTGGGAGCAGAACGGATTTTTCAGGTCCATGATTTCTTCCAGCATCCACCATGGCGCTACCAGCGTGCACAAATTGCTAGTGGGCAAAGCCATCCCTATGCACCGGCTAGTCAGGACTTTTATGGCCTGGATGACCAGATGCCTGTGTGGGGCATCAGGCAGGTGCACTGTGGCTCTGAGGTTTTGCGTGTGACCCTCTACTGTAGTTTTGATAACTACGATGACGCAGTGAGACTGTATGAGATGATCCTACAGAAAGAAGCCACTATGCAGAAAAgtaacttctgtgtttttgtgcTGTACACAACTAAAAACATCGCTGTTCAGCTCTGTTTGAAGCAGCTGCCCATTGGAGTGTCTGTTGAGCCAAAGGAATCGTCAGTCTTGCAGTTCAAGGTGCGAGAAATCGGGCAGCTGGTGCCTCTCCTGCCTAATCCTTGTATTCCTATCAGTAGCACCAGATGGCAGACACAAGAttatgaaggaaacaaaattctGCTTCAG GTTCAATGCAACTCCAAGCACAGTGAGAAAAATGGTGGATTTTCCAATCAGCACAATAATGCAGGCAATGCAGAACTGCTCCGTAGCTCTGTCCCAGCCCTTTTCCCCGTAAAGCGGGCCAGCCCGGAGCAGAGGAGCCAGGCGGTCAGAACTGTGAAGGGCAGGGCGAGATCCGGACGAAGCGAAGCTCTTGCTCCCGCGCCAGCAAGCAGCGTTCTTCCCAGCCCCTTCCGCTCTTCTCGCAGCAGCGCAGCAGCCCCATCCCAGCGGGACGCCGCTCCTTTCCACGTGCACTCGAGCAGCAAGGTGAAACCCCCTCTCCAGGAAAGCCAGCCTCCTAGCCAGCAAGCTGAGACCAACGTCGACACCGGCTTCACCGTGGTAAGTGCTGACTGCGGCTGCTCCCCTCTGAACCACTTTTCCGGGGATTTGCGGACCAGCCTTCTCCAGCCACGAGCACCCAGCTACTCCCTGGCCGCGGCTGGCTTCAGCGTCAGCTTGCCCTCCGAGGACAGGACCCATCTGTCCTCTTCTGCAGCCAAACGGAATAAAGGAGCCGGACAAAGAGCTTCAGGCTTTCACTTGCAAATATCGAGAGCCAGCCCTGGAAACAGaactgaggaggaggaggaattctTTATATGA